TGGCcgtaggggagggagagggagcgtgGCAGGAGTTGGCACTGGAGGGGCAAGAGGCCCAGATCCTCGGGGCCTCGAACTGGCTGGCCAGATAGTCCCCTGATGGCAGTGGGGAACCATCGAGGCATCTTAAGCAGGGCCGGGTATGGGTGTGAGATCTAGAAGGATCTTCCAAGACCTCTGGAGTAGATTGGTGGGAGACCAcggcagaggcggggggggggggggtaaagaaGAATCCACGGCTGAGCTGGACAGGATGTGGTGCGGCCCTGGGGATGGGAAGCGAGCAGGGGGGCACTGGGGCTCCGGCCTGGGCGGGTGGTGATTCACGAACTAGGGCAAAAAGAAGGGGGCGtctcagggctggggcagaggctggggtgggcGGCAGCGTGGGGGTCAGGAGGGTAACACGCGGTGGTGTCTTTCTGGCAGGAGGCAGGCAAGAAGGAATATGTGAAGGCACTGCCGGGGCACCTGAAGCCTTTCGAGACGCTGCTGTCCCAGAACCAGGGGGGCCAGGCCTTCATCATGGGCGACCAGGTGAGCGTCTGGCTCTGTCCTGCCCCTCTGCACCACCCCCTTCTGGCGGAGGGGAAACAGGTGCAGAGGGAACTCAGGAACCCGTGGCTCAGCAGAACGGGGCGGACTTAGGGAAAGGCTCCCCACGCTCCCGCCTGCTGAGTCCCTTGCCCCCTGCCCTGCAGATCTCCTTCGTGGACTACAACCTGCTGGACCTGCTGCTGATTCACCAGGTCCTGGCCCCCGGCTGCCTGgactccctccccctgctctcggCCTATGTGGCGCGCCTCAGCGCCCGGCCCAAGCTCAAGGCCTTCCTGGCCTCCCCTGAGCACATGAACCGTCCCATCAACGGCAACGGGAAGCAGTGAGAGTTTGCAGGACCCTCggcgggaggtgggggctgcCTGCCTCCCTTTCCTGGGGACCGATAAAATTTCCAAGCGAGAAGCATTGCTGGGAGCATTCAGTTTCCTGGGGAGGGGCTCTCACAGCCTCAACAGTCAGGTTTGAGGGAGGGATGGGGCAGCCAGCTAGGTCGCTGGAGTCCTAAAACACATGGGTGTATCTTCTTAGGGCCTTCAACCCAGTCTGCTGAGCTCCAGGAACAGGAATAAAGAGAccgaaaaaattaaaaaaagcagtaagagaaatgAACTACGGTTTCTGCGCCGGAGATGCCCACAgtctagagagagagaagaggctcGCTTAATATAAAATGCTTTCTGGTTTCAGCAGGGCCACCTGCCACAGGGCCTCCACCCGGGGCGGCGGAGCCCAGGAGCCGAGGGGCCCCTGGGGAAGGGGGCTGAGGGTAGGAGCTGAGTAGCTGTGTGCGGCCCGGGCTGGgtcagtgggaggaggggcagtcaCTGCTGTTCCGGGGGGGGCCCTCCCGGCTCCCCACTGCGTCTCGGACACAGGAGCAACCCTGCGCCATCCGCTGGCTCTCCCCCCGCCTTGCCTCACCATCCACATTCCCCGGGCAGAGAGTGACATGCGAAAACGACCCTTGCCAGGGGGTGGGGCCTCTGACGCATTCCAGTCGGCGGTGGGCTGGGCGCAGGGTGGGCAAATCAGTCCCGGGGCGGCCGCTGCCCCTGCGAGATCCCAGCGCTGTcctctccagcctccaggacAGGTGATGGCAGCCTGGGCCCCGTGTAAGGACGACGTGGAGCAGAGCCCCCGCTAAAGTGTGGCGAACACGTGATGTGATTGAGCAACGACCCTGCGGTTTTACGCTGCTGGCATTTTAGAGCtgttgttactgcagcataatcTGACCCATCCCGTCTGATCCCTCCTTTGTTCTCAGGCTAAGGGAATCCGGTCAACTCCCAGCGTCATCCTGCCTCTGCAGGGGTTCGGGGAGGGGTTCAGAGAGAGGGCCGTGGGACTACCtccccccctacccccgccccaCGCTGAGACCAGGCCCCTCTGGCTCCCCCAGACCGGACCCTGAGAGCGGTCAGTGACGGTCAGCTAGAATCCCCTCATTTGGTGGTGGAGGAAGACCCTGAGCTAAGGGAAGCCTCTGGAAGCTGAAGGGCCCAGCCCTCTCCTTGGCACGGACATTCGGCAGCAGGCCGGAAGGTGGCACAGATAGGTGGGCCCTGTCCGAGGACCGTGGGCACACTGATGGTGCTCCTGCTGGGCAGCGCCTGGGCCCGGCCGGGTGATTTGGCCACCGGTCGGGGGAGAGCCCAGGGGGACTTCAGAGCTAGGCCGGGCCCGCTCCTTCCGCCCTTCCTCGGGCAGCACGTTGCCCTCGCACATCTTGTCCTCCGCATCCCGAAGAGCCCGGCCCCGTGGACCGACGGAGACCGGTCTGCCCTCCTTTTTCCTCCACATCAGCACCTTACGTTCCTCTTCTGGGAGCCACGGGCCTAGCTGCCTTCTCGAGCAGCAAATGGGAGTGAGCGGTGCTCTTCACTCAGACTTGCTGGCGAGGGGGTTGGCTGCTCACTTGTGTTTGGCAGAGACtcagcaggcaggggagagggagggcttCGTGCGGGGATAAAGGGAGGCTTCGGGTGTGCCCGGAATGGAGGCTGCTGGCCTGGGGAAGCAGTGAGCGGGCTCGGgagaactggggtgggggtgggggggcagaggtgGCTTTTTCTGGTTGGTcttaagtaggaaaaaataaaaactggggaAGCTATCACTTGTGAATGATGTCCTGGACATTCCGGGCAGTTGTCACCAGGCTCGCTGCCTGGCTTCCTGCGTTGTCCCCTAGAGCTAGCAGTCTGACTTCCCGCAGGCGCGCCCCACGGCCGCCGGCTTCCTGGCTGGTTATTGCAGACAAGAGGTTGGTTTTCTGGGCGGGCTGCGGCGGGTCGCGGGGTCAGAGTTCTGTTTTCCCCTGTGGTCTGGCCACTGTCTGCTGTGTTCCCAGCCTCTCGTCTTTCTGGAGACGGGGGACCCCAGCCAGCTGGAAGCCTCTTCCTCAGGCACTTAAAGCCAAGCGGAGAAGCATCTTGCAGGGAGAAAACAGGAGCCTACACATCCTCCTTTTGGGGAGCCGCTCCTGGCCGTTCTGAGCCCTGGGGGAGCCCGGCCACTTGACCACGAGGACCGGCCTGGGTCGCCCATCGGAACACCAAGACAGAGGTGGTGTGCCAAACGGCACTGTCCCCAGGCACGTGGTTCCTTCAGGACCCGCTGAGATGGCCCTGAGGCCCCGGGAGATCCCAGGAATTTGGAAGAGGCCAAGACTGGGGGCCTGGCACGGGGGGCCTTGGCGAAGAGGTTTAAGAGTGGGTCTGTGGGAATGCCTGTCTGGAGGATCTGGCTGCAAAAAAAGCCACACAGCTGGGGCTGGTGACCTCCATCAGGGGCTGTCGCTGCATCACCCTTCCCCAGCAGACCCAGTGCCCGTTAAGTGGGTTTTCAGCTGTGGCAACTAGCAAGTGGTAGGTCTTCACTTGGCCCTATTCAGTGGGTGGGGCTGCGTAGCCTGCAGGCCAGGGGAGGGTCCTCATACTCAAATCTTGAGACCCCCTGCACAGCCCTCCAGCCCAGCTTCTGGAGCGTGGGCAGAGGCCCATAGCCCAGTGGAAGACTGGAGGAATCCTCTGGGAGAAGCGGAAACTGACATTTAGGGGCCCTGGTGACAGGGTCTGTGTTTGATAAACCCTCAGCTTTCCCGCTCACCCCTGACACGACAAATGTCAAAGGACAACAGATAATTGCCAGACAGTTGAGAGAACTCTCTCACGTAAAAGAGAGACAGCAATAAacggggaaagaaaaagaactcagaaaagaTAGGGGCCGTGCAGGTGGTATCAGAAAAATTCAAACCAGCTTTAATCATTATCTTCAGGGACATAACCAAAGATATTACATCCAGGAGGTAAGAAAGGGAGGctattgtaatgtttatttatttttgagacagagagagacagagcatgaacgggggaggggcagagagagagggagacacagaacccgaagcaggctccaggctctgagccgacagcacagagcccgatgcggggctcgaacccacggaccgcaagctcatgacctgagccgaagtcggacacttaaccgactgagccacccaggcgccccaaaagggaGGTTATTATAAAGAGTACTCAGgagctcttggaaattaaaaatgagattgcagaaatgaaaaatctcaAGATAGAGTTGAAAAATAcgcatgaaaattaaaaaaaaaaaagataaaggcatGGAAAGATAAGAATAACAGTATTATTCCAGGAggtccagagagagggagaaagaagagggtaggaaaaaaaatagtaaaataaaaataacgcAGTAAGTTTTCCCAGGACGGAAGATGGGCTTTCAAGCTGAAAGGCACAATGAGCGCCGCGCATGTTGACAAAAGAACCACAAAGCAGATCATAAAATTCCAGTGTCTTCgggaaggaaatgaagacccTGCCTGCAACCTTCCAGAGGGAGAAACAAACACCACACCCAGGGGATAAGGAATCTGGAACCTTGTGATTTTGACACGTGTTCACAAGTACTTTATGCTTGGCGTCTCTATGCCCTCCTTGTGGCTGCCTGGATGAAGACAGTGGAAGAGACATTGTGGGGCTTCTGAGGTTGAGTCAGGAAAGGTCATGCAGCTTTGCAGTTTCCCTCGGGGACAACTGACTTCCGTCATTGTGTTAAAAAATCCAGCTACCCTGAGGCTGCCACAGGGAGAGCCCACGTGGAGAGACCAGAGAGGGTAGAGGGGGGcaagtgaaggagggagagagagacaccccAGCCAGACAGTGAGCCACAGCTGTTTCAGACTCCGGCTCCTCCTTCAGCCCCACTAGGGAGGGAAGAAGCCCTCAGAGTGGCCCCAACAACAAGTGGCATCTGACTGTGGTCACGAGACCCTGAGTGAGAACTGGGTAGGGCCATTCAACCCCCAGATTCATACTCTGACAAGGTGTCCTTggaaggggatgagagagagagagagagagagagagagagagagagagcatgatgaAGACACACCTGCTCCCTGCTGTCCAGACCTGGAAGTGACACTCTTCACTTCTGTCCCATTCAGATGCAAGGGGGTTCTGTGCccaggaaaaggaaatgagtttGTGATAATCTACTCAGGGTCTGCCATATACAATCACAGATGCACGCACGTATAGGATGTGAACATGTAATAGCAGTGGCATCATAAACAAGTTTGAAAAgaagaattatttaatattaataaaactaataCATCGTATTGAGGAAAAGTACTggatccttacctcacaccatatacaataACATCcaaatagatcagtggttctcaatgtgtgtgtgtgtgtgattttgcaTCCAGGttacatttgacaatgtctggagacatttttgttgtcacaacTTGTGGGGTGCTCCTGGCACTTAGGGATGCTGTCAAATGTCCTATGATGCACACAGGACAGGTGCCCACaccaaagaattatccagtcccAAATGTTCAGTGTCAAGAATGAGAAACCCTGAAGTAGGGTTTGTCTACGtgtgatgagaaaaataaaatattaacagaaaaaaaaaaagtaggagacTCCATGACTTCGGGCTTGcgatgacattaaaaaaaattttttttaaatgtttatttattattgagagacagagagggagatagagcatgagcatggg
This genomic stretch from Lynx canadensis isolate LIC74 chromosome D1, mLynCan4.pri.v2, whole genome shotgun sequence harbors:
- the GSTP1 gene encoding glutathione S-transferase P isoform X2, translated to MRMLLAFQGQGWKEEVVTKETWLQGPLKASCLYGQLPKFQDGDLTLYQSNAILRHLGRTLGLYGKDQREAALVDVVNDGVEDLRCKYITLVYTNYEAGKKEYVKALPGHLKPFETLLSQNQGGQAFIMGDQISFVDYNLLDLLLIHQVLAPGCLDSLPLLSAYVARLSARPKLKAFLASPEHMNRPINGNGKQ